A single region of the Candidatus Sungiibacteriota bacterium genome encodes:
- a CDS encoding glycosyltransferase family 2 protein, whose translation MEKKNYFRLGRAADVSLARGYYLFRFLETVPGIMLWATLAGIIFISWRAPAAASLFIVIFDAYWLLKTIFLSWHLRASYKKMKQHLKLDWLAKLEEIRAYNPQLKVENWRDIYHLVILPFYKEPYGVVRGSLEAIQQAHYPKDKIILVLGVEERAGEEARFIASRLGQEFSRSFFKFIISEHPTDIAGEIPGKGANETWAAREAKEKIIDSLGIQYEQVLVSSFDIDTRIYPHYFGVITYHYLTTAHPLRSSYQPIPIYNNNIWDAPFFSRVVASSGTFWQMMQQARAERLSTFSSHSIPLKPLVEMNYWQTNIVSEDSRIFWQSLLFYDGDWRTVPLFYPVSMDANVGRTLGETVKNVYKQQRRWGWGVENFPYLVFGFLKNKKISFRPKLYWSFVQLEGFWSWATNALIIFLLGWLPLILGGAKFNVTVLSYNLPRITRLLMTLSMAGIITSAIISSSLLPPRPPHKKKYLWLSMILQWAFLPLTIITFGSVPGIDAQTRLMLGKYMSFWVTPKLRNPRSNQHQSL comes from the coding sequence ATGGAGAAAAAAAATTACTTTAGATTGGGACGGGCCGCTGATGTTTCGTTAGCACGCGGATACTACCTTTTTAGATTTTTGGAAACAGTTCCCGGCATAATGCTCTGGGCCACCCTGGCCGGTATTATTTTTATTTCCTGGCGCGCACCGGCTGCGGCGAGCCTTTTTATTGTTATTTTTGACGCTTACTGGCTTCTCAAAACCATATTTCTATCTTGGCATCTCCGCGCCAGCTACAAAAAGATGAAGCAGCATTTAAAATTGGACTGGTTGGCGAAACTTGAGGAGATTAGGGCTTACAACCCGCAACTTAAAGTAGAAAACTGGCGCGATATCTACCATCTGGTTATTTTACCCTTTTATAAAGAGCCGTATGGGGTGGTGCGCGGATCTCTGGAAGCGATCCAACAGGCGCATTACCCTAAAGATAAAATTATTTTAGTCTTGGGCGTAGAGGAGCGGGCCGGAGAGGAAGCAAGATTCATAGCCAGTCGCCTTGGACAGGAATTTAGCAGGTCCTTTTTTAAATTTATAATAAGCGAGCACCCGACTGATATTGCGGGCGAAATTCCGGGGAAGGGGGCCAACGAAACATGGGCCGCAAGAGAGGCCAAAGAAAAAATTATTGATAGTCTGGGAATTCAATACGAGCAGGTTTTAGTTTCATCTTTTGACATTGATACACGCATTTATCCGCATTATTTCGGGGTAATAACATATCATTATCTGACAACCGCGCATCCGCTTCGCTCCTCTTATCAGCCGATTCCTATTTATAATAACAACATTTGGGATGCGCCTTTTTTTTCGCGAGTGGTGGCCTCCTCCGGCACTTTTTGGCAGATGATGCAGCAGGCGCGAGCCGAGCGTCTTTCCACGTTTTCTTCGCATTCCATACCGCTCAAGCCCTTGGTTGAAATGAACTATTGGCAAACCAACATTGTATCCGAAGACTCCCGTATTTTTTGGCAGTCGCTTCTTTTTTATGACGGAGACTGGAGGACGGTCCCGCTTTTTTATCCGGTTTCCATGGATGCCAACGTCGGACGTACATTGGGGGAGACCGTTAAAAATGTATATAAACAACAGCGGCGTTGGGGCTGGGGAGTGGAAAATTTTCCGTATCTTGTGTTTGGTTTTCTAAAAAATAAAAAAATCTCTTTTCGTCCAAAGCTTTACTGGTCTTTTGTACAACTTGAGGGTTTTTGGTCTTGGGCGACCAACGCCCTGATTATTTTTCTTCTGGGTTGGCTGCCCCTGATTCTTGGCGGCGCCAAATTTAACGTGACAGTTCTTTCTTATAATCTCCCGCGTATTACCAGACTTTTAATGACGCTTTCCATGGCTGGTATTATAACCTCTGCTATTATTTCTTCTTCTCTTCTTCCGCCCCGCCCGCCCCATAAAAAAAAGTATCTTTGGCTTTCTATGATATTGCAGTGGGCGTTTCTTCCCCTGACTATTATTACTTTTGGTTCTGTTCCGGGGATTGACGCGCAAACTCGTTTAATGCTGGGGAAATACATGAGTTTTTGGGTGACGCCAAAATTACGCAATCCCCGGAGTAATCAGCACCAAAGCTTGTAA
- a CDS encoding proteasome accessory factor PafA2 family protein, whose translation MGQVNNRGGPKRIKHRIIGLELELGTRVIGPSGYYTNAFLREVLSRIIHACIIRGALDIESVRSFTCGRFVLPNQGQCYSERNNHLEYASPECRGTREAVLHEVAGMEMVADGVRLFRTLKPQYPKVHFYKGNRNCEYFNASGFLETWGHHANYLIPRRIGYEVLRRHLVPFLMTRPCIIGNGWVEPLAGGWVRFYLSQRANLMTKYDGPDTTGIDRAFINTRDEPHADKDCWRRLHDISGNSNMSEWQLFLKYGTFDLMLMLLEENEFLPILPLIRDGRLNSVAERATFFNADIKSKKVVFLAGGEKWNALDFQRFYIGEVHRYIDEGRGELTPERRMALELWEKVIDALDRWDLAYLAQILDWAAILYYCITPLLARLGLEVEQLIAPLPSYYRNAGEKNIPRDIPLETRRGRAKLIDYLLHLLVEYANVETDKSSYGILLEQEKVKRLFKKEEIERAADNPPPYTRAAWREKIFRWIETEGVKQNLALQGCGWEGITIRQAEVSLPGSYKIFRTIQNPNPYLFRVRELEKGRPQDLLREIGSAW comes from the coding sequence ATGGGTCAGGTCAACAATAGAGGCGGACCCAAACGTATAAAGCACCGTATCATCGGCCTGGAGCTGGAACTCGGGACACGCGTCATCGGGCCATCGGGATATTACACCAATGCTTTTCTTCGTGAAGTTCTATCGCGTATAATCCATGCCTGTATCATAAGAGGAGCCCTGGATATTGAATCGGTTCGCAGTTTTACCTGCGGTCGTTTTGTGCTTCCCAATCAGGGACAATGCTATAGTGAACGTAATAACCACCTTGAGTATGCAAGCCCGGAGTGTAGAGGCACCAGAGAAGCGGTTCTGCACGAAGTTGCCGGCATGGAGATGGTGGCTGACGGCGTGCGTCTTTTCCGCACGCTTAAACCGCAATATCCGAAAGTGCATTTTTACAAGGGTAACCGCAACTGTGAGTACTTCAATGCGTCTGGGTTTCTGGAAACATGGGGTCACCACGCTAATTATTTGATCCCGCGGCGTATTGGCTACGAAGTTTTACGAAGACACCTCGTACCGTTTCTTATGACCCGCCCCTGTATTATTGGCAATGGGTGGGTTGAACCACTTGCCGGAGGATGGGTACGGTTTTACCTTTCGCAGCGCGCTAACCTAATGACTAAATATGACGGCCCGGATACTACCGGGATAGACAGGGCTTTTATTAATACCAGAGACGAGCCCCATGCGGATAAAGACTGCTGGCGGAGACTCCATGACATTTCCGGAAACTCCAATATGTCTGAATGGCAGCTCTTTTTAAAATATGGCACCTTTGATCTAATGCTTATGCTGCTTGAAGAGAACGAATTTCTGCCGATTCTCCCTTTAATTAGAGATGGAAGATTGAATAGTGTTGCAGAAAGGGCGACCTTTTTCAACGCTGACATAAAGTCAAAAAAAGTCGTTTTTTTGGCTGGTGGGGAAAAATGGAACGCCCTTGATTTTCAGCGCTTCTATATAGGTGAGGTGCACCGCTATATAGATGAGGGACGGGGGGAACTTACTCCGGAGCGACGCATGGCGCTTGAGCTTTGGGAAAAAGTGATTGACGCTCTAGACCGTTGGGATCTTGCCTATCTTGCCCAGATCCTTGATTGGGCAGCCATACTTTACTATTGTATAACTCCGCTTTTGGCCCGACTCGGCCTTGAAGTTGAGCAACTTATTGCCCCTCTGCCGTCTTATTATCGTAACGCCGGAGAAAAAAATATACCCCGCGATATTCCTTTGGAAACCCGTAGGGGCCGCGCTAAACTTATAGATTATCTTTTACACCTTTTAGTGGAGTATGCCAATGTAGAGACTGACAAAAGTTCTTACGGTATTTTGCTGGAGCAGGAAAAAGTTAAGCGGTTGTTTAAAAAGGAGGAAATAGAGCGCGCTGCTGATAACCCTCCGCCCTATACCAGAGCCGCCTGGCGTGAAAAAATTTTCCGCTGGATAGAGACAGAGGGGGTTAAACAGAATTTAGCACTGCAGGGGTGCGGCTGGGAAGGTATAACTATTCGTCAGGCCGAAGTCTCATTGCCGGGCTCTTATAAGATTTTCAGGACGATTCAAAATCCCAACCCCTATCTTTTTCGGGTACGGGAGCTGGAAAAAGGAAGGCCGCAGGACCTTTTGAGAGAGATAGGATCTGCTTGGTGA
- a CDS encoding ubiquitin-like protein Pup, translating to MAEEQKNAEKVKDKPESEEEKVSQAAEKKSKKLKEDMDKLLEDIDATLEGNAEEFVRSYVQRGGE from the coding sequence GTGGCGGAAGAGCAAAAGAACGCAGAAAAAGTAAAGGACAAGCCAGAAAGCGAAGAAGAAAAAGTCAGTCAGGCCGCTGAGAAAAAAAGCAAGAAGCTAAAAGAAGATATGGATAAACTTCTGGAAGATATTGATGCAACGTTGGAAGGAAACGCGGAGGAGTTTGTAAGAAGTTACGTACAAAGAGGTGGCGAGTAA
- a CDS encoding proteasome accessory factor PafA2 family protein: MPESRATPKMCGIETELGVMHAGSPAAYSGGFAFVESIEPEWVLGAQGIFSWDPTERLRKVEVSTLNPHSFFQRQMWQKFLNILLPNGARLYVDIGPHTEISTAICSDPRMLVIWNRACYRWIDRLRKLHEAAGRNFRVFRNNTAGDDDWHRARSRKRGERVPRSSWACHENYTISRRVSEDDLIRKDVPWFVMRTIVIGAGKVGGDCLGAGSHRGSDIVDVDFQISQRADFFSAVANIETSYNRPIHNTRNVVYGEEKNFRRGHVIPGDSNMLELPEFMKAGLTAILYMMMEDGVLDHRFEIGHPVGAFHEISWDTSLKKRVWLINHKGSRLALDCLRDYCDLFGNYVEAYHPENQILKRVVAEFASVLDAFGRSDWRVSLHGKLDWVTKLNFIEAALVKKGKTWQDDLAMRLDCEYHDNNHESGIFYTKIYPNSYRITTDEEIKQAMDGPPPTRSKIVLEIIKGYPELVISSDFWHRITFRHEKKIYSLSLGDPTELWNEEFWTRSLSLPFVEFVDVVRVHPFVEVVRCEDMWSTRKTLGKGEDVKPYPDHGLRVETDEEREDTHKKWSKALYEKLVRHPPRPPEQPVYSGDFVPQQPFDEDDDWFGS, from the coding sequence ATGCCCGAATCTAGAGCCACTCCCAAGATGTGCGGGATAGAAACAGAACTTGGAGTAATGCATGCTGGTTCCCCCGCTGCCTACTCGGGTGGTTTTGCTTTTGTAGAAAGCATTGAGCCGGAATGGGTTTTGGGAGCCCAAGGAATATTTTCTTGGGATCCGACTGAGAGATTGCGCAAAGTAGAGGTTTCGACCCTCAACCCCCACAGCTTCTTTCAAAGACAAATGTGGCAGAAATTTTTGAACATACTGCTTCCCAATGGCGCGCGTCTTTATGTAGACATCGGTCCCCATACTGAAATTTCTACAGCTATCTGTAGCGATCCGCGCATGCTGGTTATTTGGAACAGGGCCTGTTACCGCTGGATCGACAGATTGCGCAAATTACATGAGGCGGCAGGGCGGAATTTCAGGGTGTTTAGAAACAATACCGCCGGAGACGATGATTGGCATCGTGCCAGAAGTAGAAAAAGGGGGGAGAGGGTTCCAAGAAGCTCTTGGGCCTGCCATGAAAATTATACAATTTCGCGCCGTGTTAGCGAGGATGATTTAATACGCAAGGACGTTCCTTGGTTTGTCATGCGGACTATTGTAATAGGCGCCGGAAAGGTGGGAGGCGACTGTTTAGGGGCCGGGTCCCATCGGGGAAGTGATATTGTAGATGTGGATTTTCAGATTTCCCAGCGGGCCGATTTTTTCAGCGCAGTTGCCAACATAGAAACCTCCTACAACCGGCCTATTCATAACACCCGCAACGTTGTTTACGGCGAAGAAAAAAACTTCCGACGTGGACACGTAATCCCGGGCGACTCCAATATGTTGGAGCTTCCGGAATTCATGAAAGCAGGACTGACAGCCATTCTTTACATGATGATGGAGGACGGAGTTTTGGACCATCGTTTTGAAATCGGCCATCCGGTTGGTGCCTTCCACGAAATCTCCTGGGATACCAGCCTTAAAAAACGTGTCTGGCTTATTAACCATAAGGGTTCGCGTCTGGCGCTGGACTGTTTGCGTGACTACTGCGACCTTTTTGGCAACTACGTAGAGGCATATCACCCCGAAAATCAGATATTAAAGCGGGTGGTGGCAGAATTTGCCTCTGTTTTGGACGCCTTTGGTAGGTCAGATTGGCGGGTTAGCCTTCACGGTAAGCTGGACTGGGTAACCAAGCTGAATTTTATTGAAGCTGCTCTGGTGAAAAAAGGAAAAACGTGGCAGGACGATTTGGCCATGAGGCTGGATTGTGAATACCACGATAACAATCACGAAAGCGGAATTTTTTACACCAAAATTTACCCAAACAGTTATCGTATCACTACGGACGAAGAGATTAAGCAGGCCATGGACGGACCTCCGCCCACCCGCTCCAAGATTGTTTTGGAAATTATTAAAGGGTATCCGGAGTTAGTCATTTCTTCGGACTTCTGGCATAGGATTACGTTTAGGCATGAGAAGAAAATTTATTCCCTGTCTCTGGGCGACCCAACCGAGCTCTGGAACGAAGAATTTTGGACTAGATCTCTTTCCCTGCCTTTTGTGGAATTTGTTGATGTCGTAAGAGTCCACCCCTTTGTTGAGGTGGTGCGTTGCGAGGACATGTGGAGTACAAGAAAAACTCTTGGTAAGGGTGAAGACGTCAAGCCGTATCCGGACCACGGTCTTAGGGTTGAGACCGATGAGGAGAGGGAGGACACCCATAAAAAATGGAGCAAGGCTCTCTACGAGAAGCTGGTTCGTCATCCTCCTCGTCCACCGGAACAACCAGTATACTCCGGCGATTTTGTCCCGCAGCAGCCATTTGACGAAGATGATGATTGGTTTGGGTCCTAA
- the arc gene encoding proteasome ATPase, with amino-acid sequence MNKDRDPSRNFESLFEKARSNLFGVRRVLEDNTVLSRPRVEELRARVDSVIYDLEAFAERVREMNSGLVRALTELRQEAIEMSRELNALTSPPHGIAAVLIYGGKEVSEQRDDEGHLHREEKETFWVYVGARLLRVHITDKVFNQEKEKLVRGRFVMMNEHSNIVAVASDELQDVLTMAGEEVTIDEILDEHRVRFVTRLDEKHIALIPKTWPAEIMQSMRVGDKWLLPQAGSGMFLGGIAALPKHEISELLLEEVPGVTYEKIGGLGTQISKIRDAIELPYLYPDLFRRLEMELSKGIMLYGPPGCGKTLIAKAVANGLASRLANKLGKSIKGYFINIKGPEILNKYVGETERKIREIFQRAKEKASEDHPVIIFLDEAESVLRTRGRGISSDIETTIVPQFLVMLDGIETLANVIIILASNRHDLIDPAVLRPGRVDIKIRIDRPDQDGAKEIFSIYVTKNLPLHPKYQNPKHPKFSPSYQEWGGKPELIIEHIITEAVKRLWATNEEPYQYRDASGALIKADNKLMDVVLHDGAKLPIYLKDLVSGAMIKSIVERAKKHVVKRAVSGGEFGLTALDFCVAVSDEMDENEELPNTLDDAQMWLAMQGRRERIVGVTPNLGRKKKKEASRTTETISGGQYL; translated from the coding sequence ATGAACAAGGATCGCGATCCGTCTCGCAATTTTGAATCCCTTTTTGAAAAAGCTCGCTCTAATCTTTTTGGAGTTCGTAGGGTGCTTGAAGATAATACTGTCCTGAGTCGTCCAAGGGTTGAAGAGCTTAGGGCTCGCGTGGACAGCGTAATTTATGATTTGGAGGCATTTGCGGAACGAGTGCGGGAGATGAATAGCGGTCTAGTGCGGGCCCTGACGGAGCTTCGTCAGGAAGCTATAGAGATGAGCAGAGAATTAAATGCCCTGACCTCTCCGCCTCATGGCATTGCCGCAGTACTAATTTATGGCGGTAAAGAGGTGTCCGAACAAAGAGACGATGAGGGACATCTACACAGGGAAGAAAAAGAAACCTTCTGGGTTTATGTGGGTGCGCGTCTTTTGCGGGTGCATATAACCGACAAAGTTTTTAATCAGGAAAAAGAAAAACTGGTGCGCGGCAGATTTGTAATGATGAATGAGCATTCCAATATTGTAGCCGTTGCCTCTGACGAGCTTCAGGACGTACTGACTATGGCCGGAGAAGAAGTTACTATTGATGAGATTTTGGACGAGCACCGGGTTAGATTCGTAACCAGGCTTGATGAAAAACACATTGCCCTGATTCCCAAGACTTGGCCCGCAGAAATAATGCAGAGTATGCGCGTGGGGGATAAATGGCTTCTGCCGCAGGCGGGCAGTGGTATGTTTCTGGGCGGCATCGCGGCTCTGCCCAAGCATGAAATCAGCGAACTGCTGTTGGAAGAAGTCCCGGGCGTTACTTATGAAAAGATCGGAGGACTGGGAACACAGATTAGTAAGATCCGCGACGCTATTGAGCTTCCGTATCTTTACCCGGACCTTTTCCGGAGACTTGAAATGGAGCTTTCCAAGGGAATTATGCTTTATGGCCCTCCGGGTTGCGGGAAAACCCTAATTGCCAAGGCCGTGGCCAATGGGCTGGCTAGCCGCCTTGCTAATAAACTGGGAAAGAGCATCAAGGGATATTTTATAAACATCAAGGGCCCGGAAATTCTAAATAAGTACGTTGGCGAGACTGAGCGCAAAATTCGTGAGATCTTCCAGCGGGCCAAAGAAAAGGCAAGCGAGGACCACCCGGTTATTATTTTTTTGGATGAGGCAGAGTCGGTACTGCGCACCCGAGGTAGGGGGATTTCTTCAGACATTGAAACTACAATTGTGCCGCAATTTTTAGTGATGCTGGACGGTATAGAAACGCTTGCTAATGTTATTATTATTCTTGCCTCCAACCGTCATGACTTGATTGACCCAGCCGTGCTTCGTCCGGGACGCGTTGACATCAAGATAAGGATTGATCGCCCGGATCAGGATGGCGCCAAGGAAATTTTTTCCATTTACGTCACAAAAAATCTTCCTCTTCATCCTAAATATCAAAATCCCAAACACCCCAAGTTTTCTCCCAGCTATCAGGAGTGGGGCGGCAAGCCAGAGTTGATAATTGAACATATTATTACCGAGGCCGTGAAGCGGCTCTGGGCCACCAACGAAGAGCCTTATCAATATCGGGATGCGTCAGGAGCGCTAATTAAAGCAGACAATAAACTTATGGATGTAGTTTTGCATGATGGGGCAAAGCTTCCTATTTACCTTAAAGACTTGGTGTCTGGCGCGATGATTAAAAGTATAGTGGAGCGCGCCAAGAAACATGTTGTTAAGCGTGCTGTCAGCGGCGGGGAGTTTGGTCTCACGGCCTTAGATTTCTGCGTGGCCGTATCTGATGAAATGGATGAGAATGAAGAGTTACCCAATACTCTGGACGATGCCCAAATGTGGCTTGCTATGCAGGGTAGACGGGAGCGTATTGTTGGGGTCACCCCCAACCTTGGGCGGAAGAAAAAGAAAGAAGCGAGCCGTACGACCGAAACCATTAGCGGCGGTCAGTATCTGTAA
- the ftsH gene encoding ATP-dependent zinc metalloprotease FtsH: MKNFSKNFLWVLIILMALSSVYSFVAGRFQQKAELSLSEVVSKINSGEVKEITVVDSALEIKLKDGQEARAQKEIEAGLSETLKNYGVDSEKLRDVTVRVKSGGFSDILLGIVLPIVGPVLLIAFFFWFTARQVQRGSMQAFTFGQSRARLITPDNQKDRVTFKDVAGVKEAKEELKEIVDFLKNPKKFLDIGAKIPKGVLLMGPPGSGKTLLAKAVAGEAGVPFFHMSASEFIEMFVGVGASRVRDLFRLAKKSAPAIIFVDELDAVGRIRGAGLGGGHDEREQTLNQLLVEMDGMETSDRVIVMAATNRPDVLDPALLRPGRFDRRVVLDLPDLNEREAILKIHTKNKPLDEDVALRRIAERTPGFSGADLANLVNEGAILAARNNRKKVIQADLINSIEKVMLGPERKSHILTPEEKKISAYHEAGHALVAASLPHADPVHKVSIVARGRAAGYTLKLPIEDRHIFSRSHFLDELAVSLGGYASEKVVFNEITTGAADDLKKATALARNLVTRFGMSEKIGPIALGEREELVFLGRELTTEKNYSEETAQLIDREVKKLMDGAFDSAGKILTSRRDKLDEIAKVLMEKETIEREEFEQLIKG; the protein is encoded by the coding sequence ATGAAGAATTTTTCAAAAAATTTTCTTTGGGTTCTGATTATTCTTATGGCTCTCTCATCTGTTTATTCTTTTGTGGCCGGCAGGTTTCAGCAGAAAGCCGAACTTTCGCTAAGCGAGGTTGTTTCCAAAATCAACTCCGGAGAAGTTAAGGAAATCACGGTTGTTGACTCTGCTTTGGAGATAAAATTAAAAGATGGCCAAGAGGCCCGCGCCCAAAAAGAAATTGAGGCCGGACTTTCCGAGACCCTGAAAAATTATGGGGTGGATTCAGAAAAACTTCGCGATGTTACGGTTAGGGTAAAAAGCGGCGGCTTCAGCGACATTCTTTTGGGAATTGTTCTTCCGATTGTGGGGCCGGTTCTTTTGATTGCTTTCTTTTTTTGGTTCACCGCCCGCCAAGTCCAGCGTGGATCCATGCAGGCTTTTACTTTTGGGCAGTCGCGCGCGCGGCTTATTACGCCCGATAATCAAAAAGACCGCGTAACTTTCAAGGATGTCGCCGGAGTAAAAGAAGCCAAGGAAGAATTGAAAGAGATTGTAGATTTTTTGAAAAACCCAAAAAAGTTTTTGGATATCGGCGCCAAAATTCCCAAGGGCGTGCTTTTAATGGGGCCTCCGGGTTCAGGAAAAACGCTTTTAGCCAAGGCCGTCGCCGGAGAAGCGGGCGTGCCTTTTTTCCACATGTCTGCCTCGGAGTTTATTGAAATGTTTGTGGGGGTGGGCGCCTCGCGCGTACGGGATTTATTTCGCCTTGCCAAAAAATCCGCGCCCGCCATTATTTTTGTGGATGAGCTGGATGCGGTGGGCCGTATTCGCGGAGCCGGGCTGGGCGGAGGGCACGATGAGCGGGAACAAACCCTAAATCAGCTTTTGGTGGAAATGGACGGGATGGAGACCAGTGATCGCGTAATTGTGATGGCCGCAACCAACCGTCCCGATGTTTTGGATCCGGCGCTTTTGCGCCCGGGCAGATTTGACCGCAGAGTGGTACTTGATCTCCCCGACCTTAACGAACGGGAGGCCATTCTTAAAATTCATACCAAAAATAAACCTCTGGATGAGGATGTGGCGCTGCGAAGAATTGCCGAGCGCACTCCGGGGTTTTCCGGCGCTGACTTGGCCAATCTTGTTAATGAGGGAGCAATACTTGCTGCGCGCAACAACCGAAAAAAAGTCATACAGGCGGATTTAATAAATTCCATTGAAAAAGTAATGCTTGGGCCGGAGCGAAAAAGTCACATCTTGACACCCGAGGAGAAAAAAATCTCGGCCTATCATGAGGCCGGACACGCTTTGGTTGCAGCCTCGCTTCCGCACGCCGATCCGGTGCACAAAGTTTCCATTGTGGCGCGGGGTCGGGCTGCTGGTTATACCTTAAAACTTCCCATAGAAGATCGTCATATTTTTTCGCGCTCGCACTTTCTGGACGAGCTGGCCGTGTCTCTAGGGGGTTATGCTTCGGAAAAAGTTGTTTTTAACGAAATTACCACCGGCGCCGCGGATGACTTAAAAAAAGCAACGGCTTTGGCCAGAAACTTGGTTACGCGTTTTGGGATGTCCGAGAAAATCGGACCAATTGCTTTAGGCGAGCGGGAGGAACTTGTGTTTTTGGGACGCGAGCTTACCACCGAAAAAAATTATTCCGAAGAAACAGCGCAATTGATTGATAGGGAAGTTAAAAAGTTGATGGATGGCGCTTTTGATTCTGCCGGGAAAATTTTGACTAGCAGGCGGGACAAGCTGGATGAAATTGCCAAGGTTTTGATGGAGAAAGAAACGATTGAAAGAGAAGAGTTTGAGCAATTGATAAAAGGGTAA
- a CDS encoding NUDIX domain-containing protein — protein sequence MNLEKGEPNTPDKDKPPNITAQAVLYHPTAPTTIWMIHDLGDRELSCNPEILEFYGHTRKPPGLANPGGGLERGETVIQGIRREIQGETGFLDFEIVPLDSTRLDLLRYRHKGGHQVLMLEAHLRSLQQGKILEPEETDGGWWFDLAESLISQLMECPEKFSKDLFYWSHIRRLLLAVSQRDRQLRYDGSAGACIGHLVHPSGRLVFQVGVGDTRFPKAGFRIPSQTKKPKKDWYDFLRWLIENKIVDPDPDVVYQFFTEDIIMAKNAEELIEGTAASIELKLKSVEETNPEKGTKEETDAGDNEEEPDILRWQDAIIEARDFARTCAEEDERWKKWAEANARSD from the coding sequence ATGAACCTTGAAAAGGGTGAACCTAACACACCCGATAAAGATAAACCGCCCAATATTACGGCCCAAGCGGTCCTCTACCACCCCACGGCTCCAACTACCATATGGATGATACATGACTTAGGAGATCGGGAACTTTCATGTAATCCGGAAATTCTTGAATTTTACGGCCACACCCGAAAACCGCCCGGCCTTGCCAATCCCGGCGGCGGACTGGAAAGAGGAGAAACCGTAATACAGGGAATCCGTCGCGAGATACAAGGAGAAACCGGATTTTTGGATTTTGAAATCGTGCCACTTGATTCCACCCGGCTTGACCTTTTGCGATACAGACATAAAGGCGGACACCAAGTTTTAATGCTGGAGGCGCATCTACGCTCTCTTCAACAGGGCAAAATACTTGAGCCGGAAGAAACAGATGGCGGCTGGTGGTTTGACCTTGCTGAGTCTCTGATTAGTCAGCTGATGGAATGTCCGGAAAAATTTAGTAAGGACCTATTCTATTGGTCGCATATTCGCAGATTACTGCTGGCCGTGAGCCAGCGTGATAGGCAACTTCGTTACGACGGATCTGCTGGGGCCTGTATCGGTCATCTTGTGCATCCTTCGGGGCGATTGGTTTTCCAGGTGGGCGTAGGTGATACGCGTTTTCCCAAGGCAGGGTTTAGAATTCCGTCGCAAACCAAAAAACCCAAAAAAGATTGGTATGATTTTCTGCGCTGGCTTATAGAAAATAAAATTGTAGACCCCGACCCTGATGTTGTATACCAATTTTTCACGGAAGATATCATCATGGCCAAAAATGCTGAAGAGTTAATAGAGGGAACTGCCGCTTCCATAGAACTTAAACTAAAAAGTGTGGAGGAAACAAATCCCGAGAAAGGCACAAAAGAAGAGACTGATGCTGGCGACAACGAAGAAGAGCCTGACATCTTGCGGTGGCAGGACGCAATTATAGAGGCTCGGGACTTTGCTAGAACTTGTGCGGAAGAGGACGAGCGGTGGAAAAAATGGGCAGAAGCAAATGCCCGATCCGACTAA